A genomic stretch from Spirochaetota bacterium includes:
- a CDS encoding UDP-glucose/GDP-mannose dehydrogenase family protein, which produces MKVTVVGSGYVGLVTGACFAEMGNDVWCVDIDEKKIEKLKKGIIPIYEPGLEEIVKRNVGGGRLQFSKKLQDGLADSLFVFIAVGTPPDEDGSADLQHVLTVAREIGRTMERYLIVVNKSTVPVGTADKVKAAIMEELANRGRTDLECDVVSNPEFLKEGAALEDFMRPDRIIIGTDNVRTGELMKELYGTFTRSSNRVLVMDVHSAELTKYAANAMLATRISFMNELAHLCTIAGADIESVRSGIGSDSRIGSAFLYAGLGYGGSCFPKDVKALIYTLKEHGLDAKILSAVEEVNKRQRALFAGKVLEHFNGSVKGKTFAVWGLAFKPQTDDMREAPSIDIINILREHGARFKAHDPVAMDVAKSIIGASNIEYIANSYDVLDGADALLLLTEWNQFRKPDYEKIKAHLKSPVVFDGRNVYDPLKMREMGFEYYSIGRV; this is translated from the coding sequence GTGAAAGTAACTGTGGTGGGTTCCGGATATGTGGGCCTCGTGACGGGAGCCTGTTTCGCCGAAATGGGAAACGATGTCTGGTGTGTCGACATCGACGAAAAGAAAATTGAGAAGCTGAAAAAAGGCATTATCCCGATATATGAACCCGGTCTCGAAGAGATCGTCAAGCGCAACGTCGGCGGGGGAAGGCTGCAGTTTTCGAAAAAACTCCAGGACGGACTCGCAGATTCGCTCTTCGTGTTCATCGCGGTGGGAACCCCTCCCGACGAGGACGGGTCTGCGGACCTGCAGCACGTCCTCACCGTCGCACGTGAAATAGGCCGTACCATGGAGCGCTACCTCATCGTCGTAAATAAATCCACCGTCCCCGTGGGGACCGCCGACAAGGTGAAGGCGGCCATCATGGAAGAGCTGGCCAACCGGGGCCGGACCGACCTCGAATGCGACGTGGTATCGAATCCGGAATTTTTGAAAGAGGGTGCGGCCCTCGAGGATTTCATGAGACCGGACCGCATAATTATCGGAACCGACAACGTCCGCACAGGCGAGCTCATGAAGGAGCTTTACGGAACATTTACCAGGAGCAGCAACCGAGTCCTGGTTATGGACGTGCATTCGGCGGAACTGACCAAGTACGCGGCGAACGCGATGCTCGCCACGCGGATAAGTTTCATGAACGAGCTTGCGCACCTGTGCACAATTGCCGGCGCCGACATAGAAAGCGTCCGCAGCGGGATCGGGTCGGATTCACGTATCGGGTCGGCATTCCTGTATGCGGGGCTTGGGTACGGGGGGTCGTGTTTCCCCAAGGACGTTAAAGCGCTCATCTATACGCTCAAGGAGCACGGTCTCGACGCGAAAATATTGAGCGCCGTCGAAGAGGTGAACAAAAGGCAGCGCGCCCTGTTCGCGGGGAAGGTGCTCGAACATTTCAATGGCAGCGTAAAGGGAAAGACATTCGCCGTGTGGGGACTCGCATTCAAGCCCCAGACCGATGACATGCGCGAAGCCCCCTCCATCGATATCATCAATATCCTCAGGGAGCACGGCGCCCGGTTCAAGGCGCACGATCCCGTTGCCATGGATGTGGCGAAATCGATTATCGGCGCTTCAAATATCGAATATATCGCGAATTCGTACGATGTGCTCGACGGGGCCGACGCACTGCTGCTGCTCACGGAGTGGAACCAGTTCCGAAAACCTGACTATGAAAAAATCAAAGCACACCTGAAATCCCCGGTGGTGTTCGACGGACGCAATGTCTATGACCCGCTGAAGATGAGGGAAATGGGATTCGAATACTATTCGATCGGCAGGGTGTAA
- a CDS encoding NAD-dependent epimerase, with protein MKILVTGAAGFIGYFTAKRLLDEGHEVVGLDNFNSYYDVSLKESRAFLLDAYANFEMKRVDLADAAAVEGVFKDASFSHVVHLAAQAGVRYSLENPRAYVESNLMGFVNILECCRHYRVEHLVFASSSSVYGANTKIPFSVHHNVDHPVSLYAASKKSNELMAHSYAHLFGLPATGLRFFTVYGPWGRPDMAYYSFTSSIIKGIPIDVFNNGKMRRDFTYIDDIIDGICRVIPRKPVPDPAWSGKNPDPGSAAAPYRIYNIGNNKPTELMRFIEIIEKSLGKKAALNFKPMQPGDVKETYADIDDLSRDTGYSPRTTVEEGIPKFIAWYREYHGV; from the coding sequence ATGAAAATACTGGTGACGGGTGCTGCGGGGTTTATCGGCTACTTCACGGCGAAAAGGCTGCTCGACGAGGGCCATGAGGTCGTGGGACTCGATAATTTTAATTCATATTACGATGTTTCCCTCAAGGAATCGCGCGCGTTCCTCCTGGACGCATACGCGAATTTCGAAATGAAGCGGGTGGACCTTGCGGACGCGGCCGCCGTTGAGGGGGTATTCAAGGACGCTTCGTTCAGCCACGTTGTCCACCTTGCCGCGCAGGCCGGTGTCCGCTACAGCCTTGAGAATCCGCGGGCGTATGTTGAAAGCAATCTAATGGGCTTCGTGAACATACTCGAATGCTGCAGGCATTACCGTGTAGAGCACCTCGTATTCGCTTCATCGAGCTCCGTGTACGGTGCCAACACGAAGATACCGTTTTCAGTGCACCATAACGTGGACCACCCCGTATCACTGTATGCCGCCTCCAAAAAGTCCAACGAGCTCATGGCCCATAGTTACGCCCACCTATTTGGGTTGCCGGCGACCGGGCTTCGCTTCTTTACGGTTTACGGCCCCTGGGGCAGGCCCGATATGGCCTATTATTCGTTCACGAGCTCGATTATCAAGGGAATCCCGATAGACGTGTTCAACAATGGCAAGATGCGGCGCGATTTCACGTATATCGACGATATCATTGACGGAATTTGCAGGGTCATACCCCGGAAACCGGTTCCCGATCCCGCGTGGTCCGGCAAGAACCCTGATCCCGGATCCGCGGCCGCCCCCTACCGGATATATAATATCGGAAATAACAAGCCGACGGAGCTCATGCGCTTTATCGAGATCATCGAAAAATCGCTCGGGAAAAAGGCGGCCCTGAATTTCAAGCCGATGCAGCCCGGGGATGTAAAGGAGACCTATGCCGACATCGATGACCTCTCCAGGGACACCGGGTATTCGCCCCGCACGACGGTCGAAGAGGGAATACCCAAATTCATCGCCTGGTATCGTGAGTATCATGGCGTCTAA
- a CDS encoding response regulator, with protein MHICINSVTRGALKINKNLPPCRRRRLRITPAHIFPTGRIFALRDPLPAYNDCTCRKSTGAVVMYNILIVDFTSYRKTLESLFASAGYATRSCESAYDAMALLKSEDFDLIVTEVELPGDNAFDLYNYIGTYYPYIPTIMITAKNIDDFFGRIFEEGIGNVLHKPVNGEELLSLADKLITKKNIFGISHYLSPAGGEIRKIRITASGQIQKAIDLIIAQIIEWGFVITSKAVLTLILNEMLINAVYHSHGFTKEKEKRVPVTLAEGDFVDIFFARGESRYGISINDYKGKLSKKRILDSLNRAIEQNNLILRAAESGEDVSSLVSETGRGMDLVRKLLAEYYFVIKRDVRTEIILLFDREFARTDETGSSLKIIEDLA; from the coding sequence ATGCACATTTGCATAAATAGTGTCACTCGCGGGGCCCTTAAAATCAATAAGAATTTGCCGCCCTGTCGGCGTCGACGACTGCGCATCACACCAGCGCATATTTTCCCGACAGGCCGCATTTTTGCTTTACGGGACCCCCTTCCTGCCTATAATGATTGCACGTGCCGAAAATCGACGGGAGCCGTCGTCATGTACAATATATTGATCGTAGATTTCACGTCCTACAGGAAGACCCTGGAGTCGCTGTTCGCATCGGCGGGGTACGCGACACGAAGCTGCGAATCGGCGTACGATGCCATGGCGCTTTTGAAGTCCGAGGACTTCGACCTCATCGTCACGGAAGTCGAGCTCCCGGGGGATAACGCGTTCGACCTGTACAATTATATCGGCACCTACTATCCTTACATCCCCACCATCATGATCACCGCTAAAAACATCGACGATTTTTTCGGGCGCATCTTCGAGGAGGGAATCGGCAATGTTTTACATAAACCGGTCAACGGCGAAGAGCTCCTCAGCCTCGCGGACAAGCTCATTACTAAGAAAAACATTTTCGGGATCAGCCATTACCTCTCCCCGGCGGGCGGGGAGATCAGGAAGATCAGGATCACGGCCTCGGGGCAGATACAAAAGGCCATCGACCTCATCATCGCGCAGATCATCGAATGGGGATTCGTAATAACGAGCAAAGCGGTGCTGACTCTGATACTCAACGAAATGCTCATCAACGCCGTGTATCATTCCCACGGCTTCACGAAAGAGAAGGAAAAACGCGTTCCGGTCACGCTCGCGGAAGGGGATTTCGTCGATATATTTTTCGCGCGCGGGGAATCGCGGTACGGCATTTCCATTAACGATTACAAGGGAAAGCTTTCCAAGAAGAGAATACTGGACAGTTTGAACCGCGCAATCGAGCAGAACAACCTCATCCTCAGGGCCGCGGAGAGCGGCGAGGACGTGTCGAGCCTGGTTTCCGAAACGGGACGCGGGATGGACCTGGTACGCAAGCTCCTCGCGGAGTACTACTTCGTGATCAAGCGGGACGTGCGCACCGAGATCATTCTGCTCTTCGACCGCGAATTCGCGAGGACCGACGAGACAGGCTCCTCGCTGAAAATAATCGAAGACCTGGCCTGA
- a CDS encoding TetR/AcrR family transcriptional regulator, protein MKETRTRENETGVARKYHKDTFDKIPDKKRERIMKIATAEFADKGFNGANINVIAKKANISIGSMYNYFSTKEHLLLACVEDAYSLLEGALSSVNLEEGTVFDKLEKVMRLAIHFSKSHPTLIQLYQDITTEGLAHLSRKLSQKMENISAVFYRSQIEEAKAQGLVDADLDIRVATLCIDNIVVLLQFSYTSEYYKERLKVFVGDDAFGDDERVIAGIMKFIRNALSARAPR, encoded by the coding sequence ATGAAAGAGACCAGGACCAGGGAAAACGAAACGGGCGTTGCGCGCAAGTATCATAAGGATACATTCGATAAGATTCCCGACAAGAAGCGCGAGCGCATCATGAAGATCGCCACCGCCGAGTTCGCCGACAAGGGATTCAACGGCGCCAATATCAACGTGATCGCGAAGAAGGCGAATATCAGCATCGGGTCGATGTATAATTATTTTTCGACCAAGGAGCACCTCCTGCTCGCCTGCGTCGAGGACGCATACTCGCTCCTCGAAGGAGCGCTCTCAAGCGTCAACCTGGAAGAGGGAACCGTGTTCGACAAGCTTGAAAAGGTCATGCGGCTTGCGATTCATTTTTCGAAATCGCATCCCACCCTCATACAGCTGTACCAGGACATCACCACCGAGGGGCTCGCGCACCTCTCGCGCAAACTTTCGCAGAAAATGGAGAACATCTCGGCGGTTTTCTACCGCAGCCAGATAGAAGAGGCGAAGGCCCAGGGACTGGTCGATGCGGACCTCGACATCCGGGTTGCGACGCTTTGCATCGACAACATCGTGGTGCTATTGCAGTTTTCCTATACCTCGGAGTATTACAAGGAGCGCCTGAAGGTTTTCGTGGGTGATGACGCGTTCGGTGACGATGAGCGCGTGATCGCCGGGATCATGAAATTCATCCGGAACGCGCTCTCCGCCCGCGCCCCGCGCTGA
- a CDS encoding polyprenyl synthetase family protein — MRKTAAEKKALTGEFDRFMRRYAPMVDARIENFYREKLASASMDFMREIYADLREYCLRDGKRIRPLILLASYLGFSPRGKKSLRGVIGVGAALELMHAFLLVQDDIIDKSDSRRGKDSLHVTCAKRYGKSSANPLIGTDVALVAGDVLFSNALEMISGADIGEKNIGPLMKYFGLTYERTAWGQIYDSLNSMPADIEASARAALDISILKTAHYTVHYPMVMGYVLTGGRDRKVLRAIRDAALPMGLAFQLRDDILGVFGDSVKTGKPADSDILEGKMTALVAHTILTANAKARDRFIRLFLKRKKTAADIGRVRELMRESGALDHVRAMIHENAQSAGKGLARLGIDDRSSAIFKGLIERIADVHMV, encoded by the coding sequence ATGAGGAAAACCGCGGCAGAGAAAAAGGCTTTAACCGGTGAATTCGATCGATTCATGAGGCGCTATGCGCCCATGGTGGACGCGCGCATTGAGAATTTTTACCGGGAAAAGCTCGCCTCCGCGTCCATGGATTTCATGCGTGAGATTTACGCCGACCTTCGCGAGTACTGCCTGCGCGATGGGAAAAGAATCAGGCCGCTCATCCTGCTCGCGTCGTACCTGGGATTTTCCCCCCGGGGGAAGAAATCCCTGCGTGGCGTGATCGGTGTGGGCGCGGCGCTGGAGCTCATGCACGCGTTCCTCCTGGTGCAGGACGATATCATCGACAAGTCGGATTCACGGCGGGGGAAGGATTCCCTCCATGTGACGTGCGCGAAGCGCTACGGAAAATCGAGCGCGAATCCCCTGATCGGAACCGATGTCGCGCTCGTGGCGGGAGACGTCCTTTTTTCGAACGCGCTCGAAATGATCAGCGGCGCGGATATCGGCGAAAAGAATATCGGCCCCCTCATGAAATACTTCGGCCTCACCTATGAGCGCACGGCATGGGGGCAGATATACGACAGCCTCAATTCCATGCCGGCGGACATTGAGGCGAGCGCCAGGGCGGCGCTTGACATAAGCATATTGAAAACCGCGCACTATACGGTACACTATCCGATGGTGATGGGGTATGTGCTTACGGGCGGGCGTGACCGGAAAGTCCTTCGCGCGATCAGGGACGCGGCGTTGCCCATGGGACTTGCCTTTCAGCTCAGGGACGATATACTGGGCGTGTTCGGGGACTCGGTAAAAACGGGGAAACCGGCCGATTCCGATATTCTTGAAGGAAAGATGACCGCGCTCGTTGCGCACACGATACTGACCGCGAACGCAAAGGCGCGGGACCGGTTTATCCGGCTTTTCCTCAAGAGAAAAAAGACGGCGGCCGATATCGGGCGGGTGCGCGAACTGATGCGCGAGAGCGGCGCGCTTGACCACGTTCGCGCGATGATACACGAAAACGCGCAATCGGCCGGGAAGGGTTTGGCCAGGCTCGGGATTGACGACAGATCGAGCGCGATATTCAAAGGCCTGATTGAAAGGATAGCGGACGTTCACATGGTATAA
- the hisF gene encoding imidazole glycerol phosphate synthase subunit HisF — translation MLAKRIIPCLDVKDGRVVKGVNFINFKDAGDPVENGKFYDEEGADELVFLDITASSDRRAIILDMVKHVAETVNIPFTVGGGIRTVEDVRMILENGADKVSINTAAVQNPMIIRESALRFGSQCILVAIDAKKNDRGGWTVYLHGGRTPTEFDAIEWAMRACDLGAGEILLTSMDRDGTRIGYDIELTSAIARAVSIPVIASGGVGTIEHMYEGLTAGMADAVLAASIFHFREITIREVKTYLTGRGVPMRMV, via the coding sequence ATGCTGGCCAAGCGAATTATTCCATGCCTGGATGTCAAGGACGGGCGCGTCGTGAAAGGCGTCAATTTCATCAATTTCAAGGATGCGGGCGATCCCGTGGAAAACGGCAAGTTTTACGATGAGGAGGGGGCCGACGAGCTCGTCTTCCTCGATATTACCGCATCTTCCGATCGGAGGGCCATCATTCTCGATATGGTCAAGCACGTCGCGGAAACGGTGAACATTCCATTTACGGTGGGCGGAGGCATCCGTACCGTCGAGGACGTGCGCATGATCCTTGAGAACGGGGCCGACAAGGTTTCCATTAATACCGCCGCGGTGCAGAACCCCATGATCATCCGCGAATCGGCGCTTCGATTCGGCTCCCAGTGCATACTCGTAGCCATCGACGCGAAGAAAAACGATCGCGGGGGATGGACGGTCTATCTGCACGGCGGCAGGACCCCCACGGAATTCGATGCGATCGAGTGGGCCATGAGGGCCTGCGACCTGGGCGCGGGAGAGATCCTGCTCACCAGCATGGACAGGGACGGGACCAGGATCGGGTACGATATCGAGCTTACCAGCGCGATCGCGCGGGCCGTATCGATTCCGGTGATCGCCTCGGGCGGGGTCGGCACCATAGAACACATGTACGAGGGACTGACCGCGGGAATGGCCGATGCGGTCCTTGCGGCGTCGATTTTCCATTTCAGGGAGATAACGATCCGCGAAGTTAAAACCTATCTCACCGGCAGGGGAGTTCCGATGCGAATGGTCTGA
- a CDS encoding response regulator, translated as MKSQHDFPNLNAKRPDGIKPSGRPFRVIVVEDKDFQRKQLVQILESEGYEVVASFTNGQEAVNHYEQYSRDLDLITTDLDMPILDGYALLFELVQKKPRARIVFISDDTSKNVIQDLLKMGAADFILKPIQRGRILERIKMVLDKALKSQQASDRL; from the coding sequence ATGAAAAGTCAGCATGATTTTCCCAATTTAAACGCGAAACGGCCGGACGGCATTAAGCCGAGCGGCAGGCCTTTCAGGGTTATAGTAGTTGAGGACAAGGACTTCCAGAGAAAACAGCTGGTGCAGATACTGGAAAGCGAAGGCTACGAGGTCGTCGCCTCCTTCACGAACGGGCAGGAGGCGGTTAACCACTACGAGCAATATTCCCGCGACCTCGATCTCATCACGACCGATCTCGATATGCCCATACTGGATGGATACGCCCTGCTTTTCGAGCTCGTGCAGAAAAAACCGCGGGCCCGGATCGTATTCATAAGCGATGATACGTCGAAAAACGTGATCCAGGATCTTTTAAAAATGGGAGCGGCTGATTTCATTCTGAAACCAATCCAGCGCGGCAGAATACTTGAGAGGATAAAAATGGTACTCGACAAGGCGCTTAAATCCCAGCAAGCCTCGGACCGGTTGTAG
- a CDS encoding DUF362 domain-containing protein: MSMVYFADFRCNSKDNVFSKVRKLFLKAGFGACLQEKDFVAIKTHFGEYGNLAFIPAPVLKTIVEMVTGAGGRPFLTDSNTLYRGSRSNALDHLRNAAMNGFLLETAGAPVIIADGLRGNDFRTVPAKGKYFKDIKIASAIHDADAVVVVSHVKGHELYGFGGAIKNLAMGCAPPAGKQMLHSDMKPKVKEALCTACNACVRRCPSDAIIINARKKAEINQDACISCGECTVICPNEAVPVLWKTDFKPLHERSGEYVKAMIDTKPGKWMFFNFIMNVSPQCDCYYWNDTPVVPNLGILASTDPVAIDMASADLINRAAPMPGSKIAGKDPSKDNLQALYDIDWKYQLQYAEKIGMGTCGYEIVEI; the protein is encoded by the coding sequence ATGAGCATGGTGTATTTCGCCGATTTCCGGTGCAACAGCAAGGACAATGTTTTCAGCAAGGTCAGGAAACTGTTCCTGAAGGCCGGGTTTGGCGCTTGCCTGCAGGAAAAGGATTTTGTCGCCATAAAGACCCATTTTGGCGAATACGGGAACCTCGCGTTTATACCGGCGCCCGTTCTCAAGACTATCGTGGAGATGGTGACGGGGGCGGGGGGACGGCCTTTCCTGACCGACAGCAACACGCTCTACCGGGGAAGCAGGAGCAACGCGCTCGATCACCTCAGGAACGCGGCAATGAACGGCTTCCTGCTGGAAACCGCGGGAGCGCCCGTCATCATCGCCGACGGGCTCAGGGGAAACGATTTCAGGACCGTGCCCGCAAAGGGAAAATATTTCAAGGACATAAAGATCGCCTCGGCCATACATGACGCCGATGCGGTGGTGGTCGTTTCCCATGTAAAGGGTCACGAGCTCTACGGTTTCGGCGGTGCGATCAAGAACCTCGCGATGGGATGCGCGCCCCCGGCCGGGAAGCAGATGCTCCATTCCGACATGAAGCCGAAGGTGAAGGAGGCGCTGTGCACCGCGTGCAATGCCTGCGTGCGAAGGTGCCCTTCTGACGCCATCATTATCAATGCCCGCAAGAAGGCCGAGATCAATCAGGACGCATGCATAAGCTGCGGCGAATGTACCGTTATCTGCCCCAACGAGGCGGTCCCGGTGCTCTGGAAAACGGATTTCAAGCCGCTGCATGAACGATCGGGCGAATATGTCAAGGCCATGATCGATACGAAGCCGGGCAAATGGATGTTTTTCAATTTTATAATGAACGTATCGCCGCAATGCGACTGTTATTACTGGAACGATACACCGGTGGTGCCCAACCTGGGCATTCTCGCCTCGACGGACCCGGTGGCGATCGACATGGCGTCCGCGGATCTAATAAACAGGGCCGCGCCCATGCCGGGATCCAAGATCGCCGGCAAAGACCCGTCCAAGGACAATCTCCAGGCACTTTACGATATAGACTGGAAATACCAGCTTCAGTACGCGGAAAAAATAGGCATGGGGACATGCGGGTACGAAATCGTGGAGATATGA
- a CDS encoding HDOD domain-containing protein, whose translation MGNPRVDQNIPRSKKVLYKIQSLCEDVAINRIYSKFLPECRSGKLEGAIDTQIILNPVDFKEAIKNGEDCYVQFSRMTLEVEEKLIKMLHRFLEIHDILYLKDVLLTVLKEVINNSIKANAKRLYFKQKGLDIKNRDQYRSGMEDFKETVFGTEGTILGELHDAKLIVRVFFKALPDVLRLSVINNIPILDEELKKVEARLKKAYSYADIAEAFDDVLDDSEGAGLGLIMALMLFKNVGFPEESFTIDTDGKLTITKIVIPKKADQTEFSTQIANEIMEEVDNIPSFPENIMEIQRLCANPEASVRDISDSIKRDPGLITALLKLANSAGYITAKRIETVEEAVMIIGTKGINMLLVATGVQKILDARYKKFETIWKNSSRTAFYSQRIAMQMRKAKLAEFAYLAALLSDIGKIVLLSIHPDKIQRLSDLAGIKNMGDSNLLEEISLGISHSTLGSLICKKWKFNEALIKAIEFHHRPHMAAEKYKDIVYTVYLAYTFTEIETRNMRFEIVDEDALEYFNLTNKKDFELLHKILKEAYESYTSMKNQ comes from the coding sequence ATGGGAAACCCCCGTGTCGATCAAAACATCCCCCGCTCCAAAAAAGTGCTTTATAAAATCCAAAGCCTGTGTGAGGATGTTGCGATCAACCGAATATATAGTAAATTCTTGCCGGAGTGCAGGAGCGGTAAATTGGAAGGCGCGATCGACACCCAGATAATTTTAAACCCCGTAGATTTCAAGGAAGCGATCAAGAACGGCGAAGACTGCTATGTCCAGTTCTCAAGGATGACGCTCGAGGTCGAAGAAAAGCTGATCAAGATGCTTCACCGGTTCCTCGAGATCCACGACATTTTGTACCTGAAGGACGTTCTCCTCACCGTTCTCAAGGAAGTCATCAATAATTCCATCAAGGCGAACGCCAAGAGGCTTTATTTCAAGCAGAAAGGCCTCGACATCAAGAACAGGGATCAGTATCGCTCCGGCATGGAGGATTTTAAGGAAACCGTCTTCGGAACCGAAGGCACTATCCTGGGCGAGCTCCATGACGCGAAGCTCATTGTGCGCGTATTCTTCAAGGCGCTTCCCGACGTCCTTCGCCTGAGTGTCATCAACAATATCCCCATACTCGACGAAGAGCTCAAGAAGGTCGAGGCCAGGCTTAAAAAGGCGTATTCATACGCCGATATAGCGGAAGCCTTCGACGATGTGCTCGATGATTCGGAGGGAGCGGGCCTTGGCCTCATCATGGCGCTCATGCTCTTCAAGAATGTCGGATTCCCCGAGGAATCGTTCACCATAGACACCGATGGGAAGCTCACCATAACGAAGATCGTCATCCCCAAGAAAGCCGACCAAACGGAATTTTCCACGCAGATCGCGAACGAAATCATGGAAGAGGTCGACAACATCCCCTCCTTCCCTGAAAATATCATGGAGATCCAGCGTCTCTGCGCCAATCCCGAGGCGAGCGTGCGCGACATTTCGGACAGCATCAAGCGCGACCCCGGGCTTATCACCGCGCTGCTCAAGCTGGCCAATTCCGCGGGCTATATCACCGCAAAGCGAATCGAAACCGTCGAGGAAGCCGTTATGATTATCGGTACCAAGGGCATCAACATGCTCCTGGTGGCCACCGGGGTCCAGAAAATCCTCGACGCCCGGTATAAAAAGTTCGAGACCATCTGGAAAAATTCGTCACGGACTGCCTTCTATTCCCAGCGGATCGCGATGCAGATGCGCAAGGCCAAGCTCGCCGAATTCGCCTACCTCGCCGCGCTGCTTTCGGATATCGGCAAGATCGTGCTTCTCTCCATTCACCCCGACAAGATACAGCGCCTCTCGGACCTTGCGGGCATAAAGAATATGGGCGACTCCAATCTCCTCGAGGAAATATCCCTGGGGATAAGTCACAGCACGCTGGGCAGCCTCATCTGCAAGAAGTGGAAATTCAACGAGGCGCTCATCAAGGCCATAGAATTTCATCACCGCCCCCACATGGCCGCCGAGAAATACAAGGATATCGTCTATACGGTCTATCTCGCCTACACGTTTACCGAGATCGAGACCCGCAACATGCGCTTCGAGATCGTCGACGAGGACGCGCTTGAATATTTTAATTTGACAAATAAAAAGGACTTTGAGCTACTGCATAAGATCCTCAAAGAGGCGTACGAGTCTTACACGAGCATGAAAAACCAGTAG
- a CDS encoding glycine--tRNA ligase subunit alpha — MYFQDLISTLNDYWARKGCIIIQGYDLEVGAGTFNPETFLRALGPEPWNVAYVEPSRRPTDGRYGDNPNRLQHYYQYQVILKPSPLDVQELYLDSLRALGIRLEEHDVRFVEDDWESPTLGASGLGWEVWLDGMEITQFTYFQQCGSFELSPIPVELTYGLERICMYIQGVNSVFDIRWNKDLTYRDVHHRSEIEFSHYNFNIANVALHFARFDEYERECLAILDYQDFKVVLPAYDYVLKCSHVFNMLDARGAISVTERVGYITRVRNLARRCAERYLEIREEMGYPLLKAESKVGG; from the coding sequence ATGTATTTTCAGGATCTCATCTCCACGCTTAACGACTACTGGGCCAGGAAAGGCTGCATCATCATCCAGGGATACGACCTGGAGGTCGGCGCCGGGACATTCAATCCCGAAACCTTCCTGCGTGCGCTGGGCCCGGAACCGTGGAACGTGGCCTATGTCGAACCCTCGCGCCGTCCCACGGACGGGCGCTATGGCGACAATCCCAACAGGTTGCAGCATTATTACCAATACCAGGTGATACTGAAGCCCTCTCCGCTTGATGTACAGGAGCTTTACCTGGATTCCCTGCGGGCCCTGGGAATCAGGCTGGAAGAGCATGATGTGCGCTTCGTCGAAGACGATTGGGAATCCCCCACCCTGGGCGCATCGGGTCTCGGGTGGGAGGTGTGGCTTGACGGCATGGAAATCACGCAATTCACCTATTTCCAGCAATGCGGCAGCTTCGAGCTCTCACCCATCCCGGTGGAGCTCACCTATGGCCTTGAACGAATATGCATGTACATCCAGGGCGTCAACAGCGTGTTCGATATCAGGTGGAACAAGGATCTCACCTATCGCGACGTGCATCACCGCAGCGAAATCGAATTTTCGCACTACAACTTCAATATCGCCAATGTCGCCCTCCATTTTGCCCGTTTCGACGAATATGAACGCGAGTGCCTTGCGATTCTCGATTACCAGGATTTCAAGGTGGTTCTCCCGGCATATGATTACGTACTCAAGTGCTCGCACGTTTTCAACATGCTGGACGCCCGGGGCGCAATTTCCGTTACCGAACGCGTGGGTTACATCACACGCGTACGCAACCTTGCCCGCCGCTGCGCCGAACGTTACCTTGAGATACGGGAGGAAATGGGTTACCCACTCCTGAAGGCGGAGTCGAAGGTCGGGGGATAA